Proteins from a single region of Catenulispora acidiphila DSM 44928:
- a CDS encoding class E sortase — protein sequence MNGDEGGFGRASSDETPTEYIPRITDSPVPPAEAQTEVIPRVVYTPPPSSEFPDGSGNGSENDRADQGSEPGTRSARTSERAARSARRRLVVLSGFGEVLITLGAVMALYVVYTLWWTNVEAHKAANTVANQIQQQLAPTAPAGTQPKSVFAPSEGFALMTIPAIGKDDIPVMQGVDKAKVLDKGAVGHYTTPATAMPWDPTGNFAVAAHRRTYGEPFRYINQLRIGDHVVVETTHGWFVYALDKELPQTDPTNIGTIAPIPKGGPFTAPGRYITLTTCTPEWASTYRLIWWGHLVRVDPLNGPPPAELKDPNRHT from the coding sequence ATGAACGGCGACGAAGGCGGCTTCGGCAGAGCGTCATCCGACGAGACGCCGACCGAGTACATCCCGCGGATCACCGATTCACCCGTCCCGCCCGCTGAGGCTCAGACGGAGGTGATCCCGAGGGTCGTCTACACGCCGCCGCCGAGTTCTGAGTTCCCTGACGGGAGCGGGAACGGGAGCGAGAACGACCGCGCGGATCAGGGCTCTGAGCCCGGAACCCGTTCAGCCCGCACCTCCGAGCGCGCCGCCAGGTCGGCGCGACGCCGGCTGGTGGTGCTCTCCGGCTTCGGCGAGGTGCTGATCACGCTCGGCGCCGTCATGGCGCTGTACGTCGTCTACACGCTGTGGTGGACGAACGTGGAGGCGCACAAGGCCGCCAACACCGTCGCCAACCAGATCCAGCAGCAACTGGCGCCGACGGCTCCGGCCGGCACGCAGCCGAAATCGGTGTTCGCGCCCAGCGAGGGCTTCGCACTGATGACCATCCCGGCGATCGGCAAGGACGACATCCCCGTGATGCAGGGGGTGGACAAGGCGAAGGTGCTCGACAAGGGCGCCGTCGGGCACTACACGACGCCGGCCACGGCGATGCCGTGGGACCCGACCGGGAACTTCGCCGTCGCTGCGCACCGGCGGACGTACGGCGAGCCGTTCCGGTACATCAACCAGCTGCGGATCGGCGACCACGTGGTCGTGGAGACCACGCACGGCTGGTTCGTCTACGCGCTGGACAAGGAGCTGCCCCAGACCGACCCGACCAACATCGGGACGATCGCGCCGATCCCGAAGGGCGGGCCGTTCACCGCGCCGGGGCGGTACATCACCCTGACGACGTGCACCCCGGAATGGGCCTCGACGTACCGGCTCATCTGGTGGGGGCACCTGGTCCGGGTGGACCCGCTGAACGGTCCCCCGCCGGCGGAGTTGAAGGACCCGAATCGGCACACCTGA
- a CDS encoding homogentisate 1,2-dioxygenase, translating to MAYYRAVGEIPHKRHTQFRSPDGALYSEELMGVEGFSSDSALLYHVGLPTAIVDSVEWEPPGPISGAVANRPLKPRHFLTHKLDGSGLDAVTGRHLLLGNGDVRLSYVAATEASPLYRNAIGDECVYVESGSGVVETSFGALEVGQGDYVLLPTSTIHRWVPSAASDEPLRLFVIEATGHIGPPKRYLSAKGQFLESSPYCERDLRGPSEPLLAEGTDVEVLVRHRAGGTKLTYAHHPFDVVGWDGCLYPYAFNIADFEPITGRVHQPPPVHQTFEGPNFVICSFVPRKVDYHPLSIPVPYNHHNVDSDEVLFYTGGNYEARRGSGIGQGSISLHPSGLTHGPQPGAAERSIGAEFFDELAVMVDTFRPLEIGEGGVASEDPGYAWTWSGRHTGS from the coding sequence ATGGCCTACTACCGCGCAGTGGGCGAGATCCCGCACAAGCGCCACACCCAGTTCCGGAGCCCGGACGGCGCGCTGTACTCCGAGGAGCTGATGGGTGTCGAGGGCTTCTCCTCCGACTCCGCGCTGCTGTATCACGTCGGGCTGCCCACGGCGATCGTGGACTCCGTGGAATGGGAGCCGCCGGGCCCGATCTCCGGGGCGGTCGCGAACCGTCCGCTGAAGCCGCGGCACTTCCTCACGCACAAGCTGGACGGGTCGGGATTGGATGCTGTTACCGGCCGGCATTTGTTGCTGGGCAACGGAGATGTGCGTCTCTCCTACGTCGCGGCGACGGAAGCCTCTCCCCTGTATCGGAACGCCATAGGCGACGAGTGCGTGTACGTGGAGTCCGGCTCGGGCGTCGTGGAGACCTCGTTCGGCGCGCTGGAGGTCGGTCAGGGCGACTATGTGCTGCTGCCGACTTCGACGATCCACCGGTGGGTTCCCTCGGCCGCGTCGGACGAGCCGCTGCGGCTGTTCGTGATCGAGGCGACCGGGCACATCGGTCCGCCGAAGCGCTACCTGTCGGCGAAGGGCCAGTTCCTGGAGTCCTCGCCGTACTGCGAGCGAGACCTGCGCGGGCCGTCCGAGCCGCTGCTGGCCGAGGGGACCGACGTCGAGGTGCTGGTCCGGCACCGCGCCGGCGGGACGAAGCTGACGTACGCGCACCACCCCTTCGACGTCGTCGGCTGGGACGGCTGCCTGTACCCGTACGCCTTCAACATCGCCGACTTCGAGCCGATCACCGGCCGCGTCCACCAGCCGCCGCCGGTCCACCAGACCTTCGAGGGCCCGAACTTCGTGATCTGCTCGTTCGTCCCGCGCAAGGTGGACTACCACCCGCTGTCGATCCCGGTGCCCTACAACCACCACAACGTCGACTCCGACGAAGTGCTGTTCTACACCGGCGGCAACTACGAGGCGCGCCGCGGCTCCGGCATCGGCCAGGGCTCGATCTCGCTGCACCCCTCCGGGCTGACGCACGGACCGCAGCCCGGCGCCGCGGAACGCTCCATCGGCGCGGAGTTCTTCGACGAGCTCGCGGTCATGGTGGACACCTTCCGGCCGCTGGAGATCGGCGAGGGCGGCGTGGCCTCGGAGGACCCGGGGTACGCGTGGACGTGGTCGGGGCGGCACACCGGGAGCTGA
- a CDS encoding nitroreductase family protein, translating to MSTADPGALGVLFAELIDDAALFPPGDAPLVEAVPAHLTHDAGVHSGLLGRFLCPVSQLAALKPLLDEDEGLRLGLIADTGVDGLLAAFSGVDDDDRMILEAVEIRHPGERLEDLERRLPYGVEAYIEIAPADMRSLLPTLTGRELLHAKLRTGGLSAEAFPTPLAVAEFLVGCADLEVGLKATAGLHNAVRHTDAETGFAHHGFLNVLLAAERAGGGAEIEDVAALLALTDGADLAERVKALTVEDTARTRDLFHGFGSCSFQEPVDDLAGLGLLPGLPTVHAG from the coding sequence ATGTCAACCGCCGACCCCGGCGCCCTCGGCGTCCTGTTCGCAGAGCTGATCGACGACGCGGCGCTCTTCCCGCCCGGCGACGCCCCCCTCGTCGAGGCGGTGCCCGCGCACCTGACCCACGACGCCGGCGTCCACAGCGGCCTGCTCGGCCGCTTCCTGTGCCCGGTCTCCCAGCTCGCCGCCCTCAAACCGCTGCTGGACGAGGACGAGGGCCTGCGCCTGGGCCTGATCGCCGACACCGGCGTGGACGGTCTGCTCGCCGCCTTCTCCGGGGTGGACGACGACGACCGGATGATCCTGGAGGCCGTGGAGATCCGCCATCCGGGCGAGCGCCTGGAGGACCTGGAGCGGCGGCTGCCGTACGGCGTCGAGGCGTACATCGAGATCGCCCCGGCCGATATGCGCTCCCTGCTTCCCACCCTCACCGGCCGCGAGCTGCTGCACGCCAAGCTGCGCACCGGCGGGCTGAGCGCCGAGGCGTTCCCGACGCCGCTGGCGGTCGCCGAATTCCTGGTCGGCTGCGCGGACCTGGAGGTCGGGCTGAAGGCCACGGCCGGGCTGCACAACGCGGTGCGGCACACCGACGCCGAGACCGGCTTCGCCCACCACGGCTTCCTCAACGTGCTGCTGGCCGCCGAGCGGGCCGGCGGCGGCGCCGAGATCGAGGACGTGGCGGCGCTGCTGGCCCTCACCGATGGCGCCGACCTGGCCGAACGTGTCAAAGCTCTGACGGTCGAGGACACGGCCCGGACCCGCGACCTGTTCCACGGCTTCGGCTCCTGTAGTTTCCAGGAGCCGGTCGACGACCTGGCGGGCCTGGGGCTGCTGCCCGGTCTGCCGACCGTCCACGCCGGCTGA
- the fahA gene encoding fumarylacetoacetase, whose amino-acid sequence MTQPTWVRLPPRTDFPVENLPYGVATHGERPAHVVTRIGDYVVSLGALAKGGLLDGTIEEPAAYFAIGTLNPFMALGAPAWAAVRARLTELFTDPERRKAVEPLLVPLTDVVLYLPFQVADYVDFYSSEDHATNLGRIFRPDGEALMPNWKHLPIGYHGRAGTVVPSGTPIVRPSGQRKAPTDEEPRFGPSVRLDIEAEVGFVIGTPSPLGGGVRVEEFQDHVFGVVLVNDWSARDIQAWEYVPLGPFLGKSFATSVSPWVVPLAALQDARVAPPYQDPVPLPYLQGETWGYNILMEVKLNGHTVSTPPFAGLYWTPAQQLAHMTVNGASLRTGDFYASGTVSGPLPEQRGSFIELTWNGTEPLALADGSTRTFLVDGDTVAIGGVAPGPNGARIGFGEVVGTIHSAVRQPEL is encoded by the coding sequence ATGACACAGCCCACCTGGGTCCGGCTCCCGCCCCGGACCGACTTCCCGGTCGAGAACCTGCCCTACGGCGTCGCGACCCACGGTGAGCGGCCGGCGCACGTGGTCACCCGGATCGGCGACTACGTCGTCAGCCTCGGCGCGCTGGCGAAGGGCGGTCTGCTGGACGGCACGATCGAGGAGCCGGCGGCGTACTTCGCGATCGGCACGCTGAACCCGTTCATGGCGCTCGGCGCGCCGGCGTGGGCGGCGGTGCGGGCCCGGCTCACCGAGCTGTTCACCGACCCCGAGCGCCGCAAGGCCGTCGAGCCGCTGCTGGTCCCGCTGACCGACGTGGTGCTGTATCTGCCCTTCCAGGTGGCGGACTACGTGGACTTCTACTCCTCGGAGGACCACGCCACGAACCTCGGCCGCATCTTCCGGCCGGACGGCGAGGCGCTGATGCCGAACTGGAAGCACCTGCCGATCGGCTACCACGGCCGCGCCGGCACGGTCGTGCCCTCCGGGACCCCGATCGTGCGGCCCTCCGGGCAGCGCAAGGCGCCGACCGACGAGGAGCCGCGCTTCGGGCCCAGCGTGCGCCTGGACATCGAGGCCGAGGTGGGTTTCGTCATCGGCACGCCCTCGCCGCTGGGCGGCGGGGTGCGGGTGGAGGAGTTCCAGGACCACGTCTTCGGCGTGGTGCTGGTCAACGACTGGTCCGCGCGCGACATTCAGGCCTGGGAGTACGTGCCGCTGGGTCCGTTCCTGGGCAAGTCGTTCGCGACGTCGGTCTCCCCGTGGGTGGTGCCGCTGGCCGCGCTGCAGGACGCGCGCGTCGCGCCGCCGTACCAGGACCCGGTCCCGCTGCCCTACCTGCAGGGCGAGACCTGGGGCTACAACATCCTCATGGAGGTCAAGCTCAACGGCCACACGGTCTCCACGCCGCCGTTCGCCGGCTTGTACTGGACCCCGGCGCAGCAGCTGGCGCACATGACGGTGAACGGCGCGAGCCTGCGCACCGGCGACTTCTACGCCTCCGGCACCGTCTCGGGCCCGCTGCCCGAACAGCGCGGCTCCTTCATCGAGCTGACGTGGAACGGAACCGAGCCGCTGGCCCTGGCCGACGGCTCGACCCGCACGTTCCTCGTCGACGGCGACACGGTCGCGATCGGCGGCGTCGCGCCGGGCCCGAACGGGGCGCGGATCGGCTTCGGCGAGGTCGTCGGGACGATCCATTCGGCGGTGCGGCAGCCGGAGCTGTGA
- a CDS encoding tyrosine-protein phosphatase: MIATRNLAWDGCVNVRDLGGLGRIKPGAVVRMEAPTSLTAAGWTAAWDHGVRTVLDLRAEDESEADQTPRPDGIAAVRVPLDPEPGTAFHDHWTPIDNMATPLYLPALLAEYPDRVVAAVRAIATAAPGCVVFHCSGGKDRSGLIALVLLAFAGAEPEEIVADYLLTFDRMKARYDALGIRDQRVAVGERLAQHGTTIEASLSTTIAGLTMPGYLLDNGLSAADLSALESRLSA; the protein is encoded by the coding sequence ATGATCGCCACCAGAAACCTCGCCTGGGACGGCTGCGTCAACGTCCGAGACCTCGGCGGACTCGGACGGATCAAGCCGGGCGCGGTGGTCCGGATGGAAGCCCCGACCAGCCTGACGGCGGCGGGCTGGACCGCGGCCTGGGACCACGGCGTCCGCACGGTGCTGGACCTGCGCGCCGAGGACGAATCCGAGGCGGATCAGACGCCGAGACCGGACGGCATCGCCGCGGTCCGCGTCCCCCTGGACCCCGAGCCCGGCACGGCGTTCCACGACCACTGGACGCCGATCGACAACATGGCGACGCCCCTGTACCTCCCGGCACTCCTGGCCGAGTACCCGGACCGCGTGGTCGCCGCGGTCCGGGCCATCGCGACCGCGGCGCCCGGCTGCGTGGTCTTCCACTGCTCCGGCGGCAAGGACCGCTCCGGCCTGATCGCCTTGGTCCTGCTCGCCTTCGCCGGCGCCGAGCCGGAGGAGATCGTCGCCGACTACCTGCTCACCTTCGACCGGATGAAGGCGCGGTACGACGCGCTGGGCATCCGCGACCAACGCGTCGCGGTCGGCGAGCGCCTCGCCCAGCACGGCACCACCATCGAGGCGTCGCTGAGCACGACGATCGCCGGGCTGACGATGCCCGGCTACTTGCTGGACAACGGCTTGTCCGCGGCGGATCTGAGCGCCCTGGAGTCCCGCCTCAGCGCGTGA
- a CDS encoding bifunctional DNA primase/polymerase produces MRDGVRDGVRAEGLLDPLDRLVAAGFAVVPAAAPREGSCSCDRLGCPTPAAHPLSRAWQVEASTDPERLALWRARHPEANYVTPTGKTHSVLDVPDDVGADALRRILVAGTAPGPVAEADGRYLFFTAPRTNPDTDDVDEDEWWSSSLDCRPETLQEHPGLRWHDRGSYVFVPPSVNMAGSTARWVYWPADGTPLPDAVVVLEVLADVLAEFSAA; encoded by the coding sequence ACGGAGTGCGCGCGGAAGGGCTTCTGGATCCGCTCGATCGCCTGGTCGCAGCCGGGTTCGCGGTGGTCCCGGCCGCCGCCCCGCGCGAGGGCTCGTGCAGTTGCGACCGTCTGGGCTGCCCCACGCCCGCCGCGCATCCGCTCTCCCGCGCCTGGCAGGTCGAGGCGAGCACCGATCCCGAACGCCTCGCCCTGTGGCGCGCGCGCCACCCCGAGGCCAACTACGTCACCCCGACCGGTAAGACCCACTCGGTCCTCGACGTGCCCGACGACGTCGGCGCCGACGCCCTGCGCCGCATCCTGGTCGCCGGGACCGCCCCCGGCCCGGTCGCCGAGGCGGACGGCCGCTATCTGTTCTTCACCGCCCCGCGTACGAACCCTGACACCGACGACGTCGACGAGGACGAGTGGTGGTCCAGCTCCCTGGACTGCCGTCCCGAAACCCTTCAGGAGCACCCGGGACTGCGCTGGCACGACCGAGGCAGCTACGTGTTCGTCCCGCCGTCGGTGAACATGGCCGGGAGCACAGCGCGCTGGGTCTACTGGCCCGCCGACGGCACGCCGCTGCCGGACGCGGTGGTCGTCCTGGAGGTCCTGGCCGACGTGCTCGCGGAGTTCTCGGCCGCCTAG